The DNA window CTTAGTGATTGGGGTTTAAATGGGGCGGTTATCAGGGTTTAAATATCGTGAGATAGTTAGCCGTCTAAGGGCTTTAGGCTTTGAACTTTACCGACAAGCCGCTGGCAGTCATGAGATTTGGTATAACGCCACAACAAACCGTTACACAACAATCCCTAATCATTCAGGCGATATGCCCGAAGGCACATTAAAAGCCATTCTGACGCAAGCAGGTATTAGTACTGCGGAGTTTTTGAGGAAGTAACAGGGTTGTTTTTAGTCAAAGAAAAAGCAGGATTTTTAAGGTAAAACCAATTAAGGACAACACCCCGCTGTCCCCAATTGGTGACAATCAGCAAAACGATAAACAATATTAATTTTTTCCACTTTCTAAGTTAGCTAAAACTGATTTTATCCCCTCTTTCATTGAATCTGTTTGAGCGGTTTGTAAAGCCTT is part of the Beggiatoa alba B18LD genome and encodes:
- a CDS encoding type II toxin-antitoxin system HicA family toxin; this translates as MGRLSGFKYREIVSRLRALGFELYRQAAGSHEIWYNATTNRYTTIPNHSGDMPEGTLKAILTQAGISTAEFLRK